The proteins below come from a single Mucilaginibacter mali genomic window:
- a CDS encoding acyl-CoA-binding protein: MSNLKENFEQAVKESKELSKRPDNETLLKLYSLYKQATDGDMPDDTEKPKMFDFVAQAKYDAWKNRKGTSGDEAMQAYVDLVTALKEK, translated from the coding sequence ATGAGCAACCTGAAGGAAAACTTTGAACAAGCAGTTAAGGAAAGTAAAGAATTAAGTAAACGTCCTGATAACGAAACGCTGCTGAAATTATATAGTCTGTACAAGCAAGCCACCGATGGCGATATGCCCGATGATACCGAGAAACCCAAAATGTTCGATTTTGTGGCGCAGGCTAAGTATGATGCCTGGAAGAACCGCAAAGGAACATCGGGTGATGAGGCGATGCAGGCTTATGTGGATCTGGTGACGGCGTTGAAGGAAAAATAA
- a CDS encoding acyl-CoA thioesterase has product MENVFFEGPVLWAQIDANMHMRHSAYADFAAQTRLAMMESVGLKPDKLFEHKIGPVLFREELFYLREVGFNDHIKVTCEVIKSRADGSRWSIRHEVYRQDGVKAAIIIADGSWIDMEKRKLAVLPTEISALFAQAPRSIDYTEEQPKVKE; this is encoded by the coding sequence ATGGAAAATGTATTTTTTGAAGGCCCGGTGCTGTGGGCGCAGATAGATGCCAACATGCATATGCGCCATTCTGCCTATGCCGATTTTGCCGCGCAGACCCGCCTGGCCATGATGGAAAGTGTGGGGCTGAAGCCCGATAAACTATTTGAACATAAGATAGGGCCGGTACTGTTTCGCGAAGAATTGTTTTATTTGCGCGAAGTTGGTTTTAACGACCATATTAAGGTGACCTGCGAGGTAATCAAATCGCGTGCCGATGGTTCACGGTGGAGCATCCGCCACGAAGTTTACCGGCAGGATGGTGTTAAAGCGGCCATCATTATTGCCGATGGATCGTGGATAGATATGGAAAAACGTAAACTGGCTGTATTACCTACGGAAATAAGCGCCCTTTTCGCGCAGGCACCCCGAAGCATTGACTATACCGAGGAACAACCTAAAGTGAAGGAATAA